TCTTTTTTAACAGACCCCAAAGGTCCCCGTGCAATAACCGCATACTGCTGAAGCAGGgagtcgaacctgggacctcgCAATTCATGCCATTGCATGCTTTGAGGGTGACCCGCGCTTCACTGCACTCACATCAATTCATTTTTTTATCTTTCTATTTTATTTCTTCTAATACGAAATATTATTAATATCCCTCGACAAACTGAAAATAGGTTAAAACTAATACTTTAAATGCAAACATTGTAATAATCACATCTAAAAAATATTGTGCTACCAGCACGAGAATTATACTAGTTATATACAGTAGTAAGTAGTTTTTTATTACGTTGAACTCAAAGAAGAATTTCCTCAAAAATTGGACAAAGATAACAATAAAAGGAAGTGTTGAATCATCATATCAAAAATCTGGGGGATCGAACTACATGGTAGCAGGGGGGTTTGTAGCACTTTCTATCCCACACCAAAATCCCTCCTAAAAAGTTAAAAATTACTAAGTTTTGCTACTCGAAAAGCTCTAAACATATGGTCTTAGCAAAGTTATTAGTACATTACAAAAAACGTTTTGTTACCCCAAAATTTCGTTTTTGACTACATCCCTATCAAGAGTACAATCCTTATTTTAACAAAACAAATAATAATATGatatatattaaattaattttgaattataatattttcatTACATTCCATGTAACATACCATTAATAAATTCATCTTCTAAATAAAtaaaatctacatagtataaaagttgAATTTTTTAAACTCTTCTGATTGGTCCCTTAAATTTAgggaaaaaaaacaaaacttttcatTTGGTAGAAACCCGCGTTCACCTTGACTATTTAATTGCTCTCATCCCACTTTTCAGAATTTTCACTCTCCATACATTAAAATGTTTTAATTTACACCAAAACATAACTAAAACATAGTATAAGCATAAAAAGGAAAGGTGACATATTTATTCATAAGAAGAGTTTACAAAACTCGACTTTTAATAAGAATATTATAACAATGTTACTATAATTTCATataaaaaatcacaataatttttATAGATTGCATTGAGCAAATCTGGATATATGAGATATTGAACAAATAAAATATCAGCAtaaatctcaaaaaaaaaattaagattcaaaaaaaatctcaaaacgattagatttttaaataaaaacaaaataaaatcctATGAAATAAGTATAGAAAAAACATATTTAAAAGGGTAATTTCTTTTTACTTatcaaacaattaaaattgaTATTATCCTCAAACATTCAAACCTCATAAATTGGAATGGAAGGCCTAAATTATCACAGATCCCGTGAAAACTGTTTCAATAAAGGCGAATTgaaatccaaaacattacttgAAGTTGAATAAGATCAAAAGTGGTAGATTAAGAGGTTGTGAATGAGATTCATTCTACTTGGTCTTCTTTTTACTGTGAGGGTGCAATTAAGGGAAGCATTTATTTGGACTTATTTTTTTAACTGCAAACAGAATGTAAAAGGCGATGGAGCAATAGAGTATCACTTCCTTTTATGTTTAGCCGTTTAGGGTTACTAATTTTAATGGGTTGGTTTTTGGGAGTAGGGATTAGCCCAATTCAATGGGTTATATTCTCCCGTGATTGAATTTTGTTGCGTGGCTTAATTACGGTGAACACAAATGTCAAATAATTGTCCGTGTATGTGTTTTTGTTAAACTAGTTTAACAAATTCCCATTTAAGACATGTGTATATGTTTAAGTTTAATACGAGTCAAAATATCAAATAGTATGAATAAGACAAGAGGTTAATGCATAAGGAAAAGGAAAAGTATTGTCCTATATGCCACCAATTGGGACGGTATTTCGTTTTAAGAAAGAGTAACGGTTAGTTCATATATTAAGTTATTAACGACTTTACGGTTAGTCTAATGTGTCCCGATTAGTTattaaatttttaattttgaTTATTTAGAAAACAAGTTAACTTATTGTTCCTAAATTCTGGTAATCGAATCTCCTTAATAGTATAGATAGATATAGGTAAGTATAGACTTGGCAAAAATAACTCGATCTATACCTAACCCGACACCCGAACTTGGTCTGTAATCTGAATTAACCTAACCCATATGAGTAAATGATATGCCACGTAATCAGAATTAGGTTTCATGCTTTTAAGTTTCTTATATGCGATAATAATAACTGCCATAtcgatttttttttccaaaattatAATGGTGTCAGAATGACAGCTTTCATGTATAAATGGTTTCTTTTTCTTTACTAACTAGTGTTgctgcccggcttcgcccggactacctctacttaccattaatttttttttcattaaataaaattacttaaagttgcataacccataaatttatcaataATACATTTTTcaatgacatatcctaaaattacgatgaaataaattttgagataaatccactactcccgctattaatattttactcttattaatgaaacaatagtaataacatttcactactttcccgtaatcattgttactttcactactcccgccgtaattattgttactgtcactactgccgcattaatattgataatttcactactcccgccgtaattattgttactttcactattgccttattaatattgattatttcactacttctgttgttgtttctaccgctttcactaatctcgctaataatattgttacttttactattcaaatgagtgattactattatataactatatccaatgttactacaattcttttctggcgaaattacttttactacttaggcatgcaattttaagaggattattgCAATTTTAAGAATtgtgcaatattatatattatggaatctaacttgaattatttataacctacttatattatatttttgtatgttaaataagtAATATCTCTATACATccaataaactataaagtttaataaaaatgcatagattttaaatttaatatataattttatgatgataataattaataccataagtgtgcatgtttatactaattaattattttattttaaggaacttgaccatcttctagtcttctataaatatttaggaaaattaccaagcatcttctttcttttagtctccttgaaattgatcatcttaattaattattttattttaaggaaattgactatcttaattaatttttttattttaaggaaattgaccatgttttagtctcttacaaatgtttaggaaatttaccaagcttctatctaatttaattttaacccaaactatataatatttgcattgagatcccttaatcgggtccatcacatggtgctagtgatttaaaactatatagtataattaatttgtataactttctttaattacattgaaatcccttgatttctggatttaatatataatattgattGATAGGTCCTTATACATGGTATTTTCCCTCCAGTTTTTACGACTTAATTCATTTGTTTTTGGTACAAGAATTATGGAATCAAATATATATATGAGGGGCTTGTGGGTTTCACGATTTCAACATTAAATTTTAGTCACATAAATCATATTCAAGTATGAAAATGAGCAATTCAtaagaacaaaacaaataaaataagccATTTCGTAAGAATCAGATTAAGTATTAAGCAAGTCCTTTTTTTTCGcatttttatttgaatttttgttcATCTATCCATTTTTTTGTAAATAAAATTTTATTGAGCAAATCCGTGCAATTTTTATTGCACGGGAATAAAACTAGTTACATTAAAAATAAACTCTTCAAACTTTGATTAAACTTTCTACTTTTATATTctgaataaataaaattaaacttCTCACTTGTAAATTATTAACTTGTCTTTAATAATGaactttttccaaaaaaaaaagaatgtagattgaattttaaatttttttatttattgaACTTTTCTTATTTCTAGTTTAAAACTAATTTCAACTGAGTTAGTGAAAGTTGTTTATATGACTAGGGAAAATAATCAAATATGGTTCAGGAGTTAAGATGCTAAAGGACAATTTCACAACTCAGAACAGCTAATAAAAAAAGAAAAGCTTCATAAAATCTTTAACATTGTTTAACTTGCGTATACACAATTAATGATAATCACTTGCTTAACTCTATCTACTTACCAACTTAATCACTAGCATCACCATCATTAGTCCAGGCCATCACCATCATTTTCGTACGCGCATCATTAGTTCATTACACATACATACATATTATTGCTTCCCGTACTAATCTATTTCTCTACTTCCACTTTCCTTATTTATGTCCCAACACTCCTAACTCACTCTTCTTTTCAAGGTTTAAAATTTTCGGAACAAAAATAACTTGATACGGAGTAGAATTTAAATTGAACATTATAAACTAAGTTGAATTTAGTGAGTTTGAAATTGAATTAACTTGCACTAAGTACCGAAGCTATTATGACGATATGGAAATATTGTATATAGCATGTCGTGTTCATTGTCCATATTATTTGTTTCCTAAGTCTTAGCTAGTTTCCTAGTTTTAGTCTTTCCTAAAGTTAGCTTTGTCTTCTTGTGTAAGAAACCGTCTACTATATAAGGTTGAATGTATCTTGTATAATTTTACACAATTCAATAAGAAAATCTTTCCCAAAActttacatggtatcagagccctaGGTTAAGAAAAAGAGCAACGTCATGACAAAGAGCAGCGATTCAGGAGATGGCAAGAAAGGAACTACGATGACAATTCCGCAGTCATCACCATTGTTTCTCCACCCATCCGACAATCCAGGTATCATGATTACTCAAACTGTGTTTAATGGTGATAATTATGATAATTGGTCTGATGCAGTTCGGATGGGACTTGAGTCGAAAAACAAATTGGATTTTCTTGATGGGAAAATCAAGGAACCGACAGTAGCCAAAGGAGAAGAAGAAACGGTAGAGCATGTTGCTTGGCGCCAATGTATTGCCATGGTGAAGACGTGGTTGAAAAACGTGATAGACCCGAAGCTACATGCCAGCATAGCCTTCTCGGGAACAGTCAAAGAAATTTGGGACGAATTGAAGGAAAGGTATGCGACGGGAAGCGCACCTAGAGTCCATCAACTAAAGTCCGAGTTGAGTGAATTAAAACAGGGGAAACTGACCATAGTGGAGTACTATACCAAATTGAAAGCGGTATGGGATGAATTGGCCAGTTATAGCCGTGTACCAAGGTGCACTTGTGGAGCCGGGAAAGAAATTTTGAGAGAAAAGGAAGAGGAGAAGGTACATCAATTTTTGATGGGCCTTGATGATGCGGTTTATGGTGGATTACGCACTAATCTACTAATGGAGGAACCGATTCCAGCTTTGAGTCGGGTCTATGGTATTATCTTGCGAGAAGAAAGGCACAAAGCAATTGTGCGATCAAAGGAAGACAAAACAGAGGAAGCAGCATTCTCTGTGCGAAAGAGTCAGCCTAGTACCCGTGGTGGACGAGCGAAGTATACAGGTGAGGTGGACGATCAAGAGGAACGTTGCACTTACTGTAACAAATGGGGCCATGATGAAGATGATTGTTGGTCGAAGAACGGTTTACTAGCACACATCATTTCCAGAGGCAGAGGAAGAGGTCGAACTGCCAGGGGTAGAGGAGGAGCAGGACGCGGAGATGGGAGGCAACAACCTTGGAAGGCGAATGCGGTGTACACAAATCAGGGAGCTAGTACGTCTGCAAACCAGGGAACAAATCAAGGTTCAGTTCCGGGTGTTGAAGTGGGTCTGACAAGGGAAGAGTTGCAGTCTTTGCGGGCCTTGCTACAACCAACTAAAGAGAATTCAGAGAAGATGACAGGTAAGGAATTTCAAAATTGTTGGATCTTAGACACTGGTGCTTCGCACCACATGACGGTTAGACAAGAAGAGATTAAAAACCCATTGTGTGGAACTCGAGCAAGTGTCATATTGCCAAATGGAGAACAAAAATATGCCCGATAAGCATGGAGAAGTGCAATTGGAGGGTGGTCTAATTTTGAAAGATGTCTTATTTGTTCCGACATTGACTTGCAATTTAATTTCCGTACAACAATTAACTGTCGAAAAAGATTGCATTGTGACATTTTACTCTAATTTTTGTGTAATACAGGACCGATCTTCGAAGAAGATGATTGGAGCGGGTAAGCAACATGATGGTGTTTATTACTACAAAGGTCAGGAGAAGCAGTTAGCGTGTCGAGTTGAAGCTCAAAGCAAAGTTCGATTATAGCATCGAAGATTAGGTCATCCTTCCGATAAAGTTTTGTATTCTGCGTCATCTTTAGTAGGTAGTAATATTATATGGGATAAGAATGATTTTTGTGATGCTTGTTGTAGGGCTAAGCAAACCCGTTCGAATTTTATTCGTAATAATAAGAAAGCTTCGAGTATTTTTGATTTAATTCATTGCTATATTTGGGGACCGTATAGAGTCAATGAGTTAAGTGGTGATCATTATTTCTTGACTATTATTGATGATTGTAGTCGAGGAGTATGGGTTTATTTGATGAAAGATAGGGGAGAAGTAGGAAAATTGCTTATTAGTTTTTGTAATATGATCCAACGTCAGTTTAACAAGCCTGTTAAAGTTATTCAAAGTGACAATGGAACTGAGTTTCAGTCATTGTCTATGCGAGCCTATTACCGTGACTAAGGCATCATATTGCGAACTAGTAATGTCGATACTGAAAGATCATAAAttcatattagactctctaataaaattaatttatctcataaattgtcatttaggtgatctatgtaacatgcatgctaatatgaaagcataaaaagaaagtataaggaaaaaacaatttccttacattgattatatggtaaaatggacacaaactagttctccttactagtttgttcttgagctaaaatgatatggatgatcctccttgaaaaaccttcaaaaagaaagtctccttcaagttgcacccaagaactaacccaataataataacaagttttgATCTAGAACTAGTTAATATTGTTCCCTtgataaatattagtaatatcactaactaatcttagtaatattattaatgtatacTAGTGAAGaattattattgtagagagatagagaaataatgttcacatgcaaaatatgtAGAGTGTGTGAGTGAGGTAGAGTGAAATGTGAACAATATATGGAGTGTAtgggaagggaagtggcgggtggaagagTGTGgaagtggacaatttttgtcttataattttatcttacatcacatgcaaaatcttgtataagataaattatggtagtatacaaaataaggtgaaatgattatgtgagtaatcatccactactcttattttacacggtccacttgaccatttacgggtccatgttggttcttatatttgtcgcacaaatccgtgtaatttttattttaaacatcgtatcatgtttaaatacttccataattaattcgtccaattcactccgtaaatatatgtgtaccactacacatattatttacgtactaatattaatcacattaatcaattagtacaattttagtaaattaacagttaattaactaaaacccgtttcccaaaacttattatttaattatcgcataattaaataataactgccgctcctcgagttcgcaactcgaaatctctctaaaaataatcgactaacctcttagtctataaatcaagggactaaacaaattgtatctcatacaattaattagttatcaattggggttcgttcctttaggtgtgaccgaaaaaAGTGGATTGATCACCGtagtctcacgacaataacgtcaaactctagtcagccaaccgttatcgatttacgttaatcaactgacgaggatcaaataattaaatatctgatgatattctattaatgagatttattatgttaacgcactattgtggaggacactaactccaacagataCATCTCAGCAGAATGGTCGAGTTGAGAGGAAACATCAACACATATTAGAAAAGGCAAGAGCCTTGCGGTTTCAGCCCGGGTTACCTTTAAAATTTTGGGGCGAGTGTGTCTTGACTGCCGTCTATTTGATCAATAGAACACCGACCCCAATTTTAGATGGAAAGACACCTTTTGAGGTACTACACAGTCAAGCCCCGAATTTAGACAATCTCCGGGTTTTGGGGTGTTTGTGCTATGCACACAACAAAAATCGAGCAAAGGATAAATTTGCAGAATGAGGGAGACGTTGTGTATTCATCGGGTATCCTATTGGAAAGAAAGGATGGAGAGTGTATGATTTGCAAAAACAGGAAGCTTTTACATCGAGAGATGTCGTGTTCATGGAACACGTTTATCCTATGCAAATTGGAGATGCGAGTCACTATAAGAAACATGTGACTGATCTTGTAGACACGGCAGGCCTTGAGCAAGCTGATTATAGTCAGTTAAATTCAGACGGAGATGATGAGGATGAATTGTTGAGCGAAGAGGAACTTACTGATGATGAGGAGGTGGTCACGGGTGCTGGAGAGGGAGGAGCAAGGGAGGTAGCAGCATCTAATACACCATCTGCAGTAGAGGAATTGGGGCGTGGAGCACGTGAAAAGTTCGAGCCGGCATGGCGAAAGGATTATATTTGTACTTCGACAACCGTAATAAACACCATCGAGGACAACCCGCGCCAGTCCAAATCTTCGAGGAAAGGTACGCGTTACCCTTTGTTAGATAGCGTCACATGTAATGCGTTTTCTGTTGTACATATGAATTTCTTGTCGAAAATTGCAGAACACAAAGAACTGAGACATTATGGTGAAGCATTGAAGGATCCCCTGTGGAGAGAAACAATGCGACAAGAAATTAAAGAACTTGAATCGAATAATACTTGGCAGGTTGTTAATCTACCTATTGGCAAGAAACCTATAGGGTGCAAATGGATAtacaaaatcaaatataaagcgGACGGTAGTGTGGAAAGGTATAAAGCGAGATTAGTAGCGCAAGGTTTCACACAAGTTGAAGGCATTGATTTCCACGAGACTTTTGCACCCGTAGCGAAAAAAAGTAAGTATcttttgcttgttgtgatgttgTTAATAAAGGGTGGTTTACATCGCAGCTAGATGTAAATAATGCTTTTTTGCACGGGGATTTAAATGAAGAGGTGTATATGAGAATGCCACCAGGAGTAGATGTAGAAGCGGATACTGGGAGTAAGGTGTGTCGTTTGTTGAAATCCATCTACGGCTTGAAGCAGGCTTCTCGGATGTGGTTCAGAAAGCTTGCGGAATCATTGAAACAGTATGGCTCTAAACAATCCCTTGCTGACTATTCTTTGTTTACATACAATGTCGGGACTGTGTTCATGGCCGTTTTGATATATGTGGATGATATGATCTTGGTGGGCAACTCAATGGAGGCATGTGAAACATTCAAAACGTTTTTGAATGACAAGTTTGGAATTAAAAACTTGGGAAAATTGAAGTATTTCCTAGGAATCGAGGTAGCTCATGGGAAGAGGGGCTTGTTTCTAAGTCAGTGAAAATATGCTCTTGAGATAGTAAAGGAGGCAAGACTCGAAGGAGCCAAACCGGT
This genomic stretch from Silene latifolia isolate original U9 population unplaced genomic scaffold, ASM4854445v1 scaffold_671, whole genome shotgun sequence harbors:
- the LOC141639978 gene encoding uncharacterized protein LOC141639978; amino-acid sequence: MTKSSDSGDGKKGTTMTIPQSSPLFLHPSDNPGIMITQTVFNGDNYDNWSDAVRMGLESKNKLDFLDGKIKEPTVAKGEEETVEHVAWRQCIAMVKTWLKNVIDPKLHASIAFSGTVKEIWDELKERYATGSAPRVHQLKSELSELKQGKLTIVEYYTKLKAVWDELASYSRVPRCTCGAGKEILREKEEEKVHQFLMGLDDAVYGGLRTNLLMEEPIPALSRVYGIILREERHKAIVRSKEDKTEEAAFSVRKSQPSTRGGRAKYTGEVDDQEERCTYCNKWGHDEDDCWSKNGLLAHIISRGRGRGRTARGRGGAGRGDGRQQPWKANAVYTNQGASTSANQGTNQGSVPGVEVGLTREELQSLRALLQPTKENSEKMTGKEFQNCWILDTGASHHMTDRSSKKMIGAGKQHDGVYYYKGQEKQLACRVEAQSKEAFTSRDVVFMEHVYPMQIGDASHYKKHVTDLVDTAGLEQADYSQLNSDGDDEDELLSEEELTDDEEVVTGAGEGGAREVAASNTPSAVEELGRGAREKFEPAWRKDYICTSTTVINTIEDNPRQSKSSRKEHKELRHYGEALKDPLWRETMRQEIKELESNNTWQVVNLPIGKKPIGCKWIYKIKYKADGSVERYKARLVAQGFTQVEGIDFHETFAPVAKKKVYMRMPPGVDVEADTGSKVCRLLKSIYGLKQASRMWFRKLAESLKQYGSKQSLADYSLFTYNVGTVFMAVLIYVDDMILVGNSMEACETFKTFLNDKFGIKNLGKLKYFLGIEVAHGKRGLFLSQ